The DNA segment GATTCCGAACACGTCGGCCAGCCAGTCGGCCATCAACTCTTGCCCGATGGTCGGGTTGTCGTGCTGGCAGTGCTCGGCGCCGGTTTCCTCCGGCGTGACGAAGCGGAGCGTCACGTTGACGCCCTTGCTCTTCGCGTACTCGTACGTCCGCGTGGCCTGTGACATTCCCAGCACGTCGTAGCCGCCGTGGACGATGAGGTACGGGCAGCGCATGTGCTCGAGCACCCCCTCGAGCGTGAACACCGTGAAGCGTTCGATCGCGTCCTTCATGGACTTGACGCCGAAGACCCACTTGATGTGGCTGGCGAGGCCGTGGCTCTCGTCGGCGTTCTTCCAGAGCTCGTAGATGCTCCAGACGGCACCGTGAGAGATGGCCGCGGCTAGCCGGGGCTCCATGGAGCCCGCGCGCGCCGCGTAGTAGCCGCCCAGGCTCGACCCGCAGACCGCGAGGCGGGAGGCATCCACGTCCTTCCGCGTGAGGAGGTAGTCGATGCATCTGCCGATGGGCACCTCGTAGTCCGGGCGCGTGGCGAGCTTGTGCCGGCGGAGGGTCCCGCCCTGCCCCGGCCCGTCGATCATCAGCACGGAGATGCCCCGCTGGAGCGCCCCGTGGGCCTGCATGAACCA comes from the Candidatus Rokuibacteriota bacterium genome and includes:
- a CDS encoding alpha/beta hydrolase → MVLREDNLIEKVTENKLPHYEPYGWHHWPEHPWFAYQFRRGLGETQEGGGTASECFQAAARMIPGDKESWHREWMVVANRNFDRGVEEERQGHLRTAMNCWLRAADYYRQAEFFLAPDDPRRLATFTRMEQSSHHFLRHLNPPGEVLEIPYEAGTTLYAYFVRAPFAVERQPCLISMGGLDSVKDEMWFMQAHGALQRGISVLMIDGPGQGGTLRRHKLATRPDYEVPIGRCIDYLLTRKDVDASRLAVCGSSLGGYYAARAGSMEPRLAAAISHGAVWSIYELWKNADESHGLASHIKWVFGVKSMKDAIERFTVFTLEGVLEHMRCPYLIVHGGYDVLGMSQATRTYEYAKSKGVNVTLRFVTPEETGAEHCQHDNPTIGQELMADWLADVFGIDQRELRKQALNPLL